A stretch of the Malus domestica chromosome 08, GDT2T_hap1 genome encodes the following:
- the LOC103417866 gene encoding L-type lectin-domain containing receptor kinase IX.1-like, protein MYQRRLSNFSLLNIFIIINCFLPLTFAHPLSFNITHFYPGTKNDTISYGGDAVPSSSGVIELNIVTELFRTGRATYARPLHLWDKAKGTLSDFTTNFYFTIDTLNNTNFGDGLVFFLAPVHFPIPPDSNGSDLGLFNATSRFAKSTNQLVMVEFDTFTNPWDPPGSHVGININEISSVVTASWNASFNSGKVAHVRIDYNATTKNLSVFWRYEEDPDHNVGRSSLSYVVDLRKVLPERVTTGFSAATGAFNERHVIYSWDFTSSLDSDSKKKGIWRPILIAVAVTSLVLVLGVAIWWFMTDRTSSTSTKTGGAGNTTNHVPRTHNLQSLSLPKEFSYQELVEATNGFADENRLGQGASAHVYKGTLKDLAFPVAVKKFLAESEQYESLFINEVTVIRRVMHRNLVQFVGWCYEQAECFLVYAYMPNSSLDMHLFGPRTTLQWDRRYDIAIGLALALHYLHEGAEQCVLHRDIKAANILLDNDFKTKLGDFGVAKLVDPQSRSKTHHTTRVAGTHGYIAPEYANEGRASKESDMFSFGVVALEIACGRKPYLHGESFQGPLYEWVWQLYVAGNLLGAADEALRMDFDQYEMERLLMVGLWCTHYNKERRPKAGEVVKVLQLEAPLPELPEERPHHPLPFHPLQQVAESESHVSITSSFNTSGR, encoded by the coding sequence ATGTATCAAAGAAGGCTGTCAAATTTTAGTCTCTTGAACATTTTCATCATCATCAATTGTTTCCTTCCCTTGACTTTTGCCCATCCACTTTCCTTCAACATCACTCACTTCTATCCCGGAACAAAAAACGACACTATTTCCTATGGAGGTGACGCTGTGCCTTCTTCGTCAGGAGTGATTGAACTCAACATTGTCACAGAATTATTCCGCACTGGCCGGGCCACGTATGCAAGGCCTCTGCACCTATGGGACAAGGCTAAGGGGACACTCTCAGACTTCACTACTAATTTCTACTTCACAATTGACACTCTTAACAACACCAACTTCGGTGATGGACTTGTCTTTTTCCTTGCCCCAGTTCACTTCCCAATCCCGCCAGACTCCAATGGTTCTGATCTCGGACTATTTAACGCCACCTCTCGTTTTGCCAAGTCCACTAACCAGCTCGTAATGGTGGAGTTTGACACTTTCACAAACCCATGGGATCCTCCAGGGTCACACGTAGGGATCAATATAAACGAAATTTCCTCAGTTGTTACTGCAAGCTGGAACGCAAGCTTCAACAGCGGGAAGGTTGCGCATGTTAGGATAGATTACAATGCTACCACCAAGAACCTAAGCGTGTTTTGGAGATATGAGGAAGACCCTGATCACAATGTGGGAAGATCTTCCCTTTCTTATGTTGTTGATCTAAGAAAGGTTCTACCAGAGCGCGTTACTACTGGATTCTCAGCTGCTACCGGCGCTTTCAATGAGCGCCACGTCATATATTCATGGGATTTCACTTCAAGTTTGGATTCAGATAGCAAAAAGAAGGGAATTTGGAGGCCAATTTTGATTGCTGTAGCAGTTACTTCTCTCGTGTTGGTCCTCGGCGTAGCCATATGGTGGTTCATGACGGATCGGACGAGTAGTACCAGTACCAAAACTGGTGGAGCTGGAAATACCACCAATCATGTGCCCCGTACACATAATCTTCAGAGCCTTTCCTTGCCAAAAGAATTTTCTTACCAAGAATTAGTTGAAGCCACCAACGGCTTTGCTGACGAAAACAGGCTAGGCCAAGGAGCGTCGGCGCATGTTTATAAAGGAACATTAAAAGATCTAGCCTTCCCGGTTGCTGTCAAGAAATTCCTTGCTGAGTCTGAACAGTACGAGAGCCTTTTCATCAACGAAGTCACAGTAATAAGGCGTGTAATGCATCGAAACTTGGTGCAATTCGTTGGATGGTGTTATGAGCAGGCCGAATGCTTCCTTGTTTATGCATACATGCCTAACAGTAGCCTCGACATGCATTTATTTGGCCCTAGAACAACGTTGCAATGGGACCGGAGGTATGACATAGCGATAGGATTGGCCTTGGCGCTTCATTACCTACATGAAGGCGCAGAGCAGTGTGTCCTTCACAGGGATATCAAAGCAGCTAATATATTGTTGGACAATGATTTCAAAACTAAGCTTGGTGATTTTGGGGTTGCGAAGCTTGTAGATCCCCAGTCCCGGTCCAAGACCCATCACACTACTAGAGTGGCAGGTACTCACGGCTACATTGCCCCCGAATACGCAAACGAAGGGAGGGCCAGCAAAGAATCGGACATGTTTAGTTTTGGCGTTGTGGCCTTGGAAATTGCTTGTGGAAGGAAGCCTTACCTGCATGGTGAAAGCTTCCAAGGGCCGCTTTATGAGTGGGTTTGGCAACTATATGTTGCGGGAAATCTACTCGGTGCAGCGGATGAGGCGTTGCGAATGGATTTTGATCAGTATGAAATGGAACGCTTGTTAATGGTGGGGTTATGGTGCACTCACTACAACAAGGAGAGAAGGCCAAAAGCAGGGGAAGTGGTGAAGGTCCTTCAGCTTGAAGCACCACTGCCTGAGCTTCCAGAAGAACGACCTCACCATCCTCTGCCGTTTCATCCTCTTCAACAAGTAGCTGAGTCGGAATCTCATGTATCTATAACTTCGAGCTTTAACACCTCGGGTCGTTAA